In the Ipomoea triloba cultivar NCNSP0323 chromosome 6, ASM357664v1 genome, one interval contains:
- the LOC116022182 gene encoding protein MODIFIER OF SNC1 1 isoform X2, giving the protein MTSSMLTGERRWASARRGGMTVLGKVAVPKPLNLPSQRLENHGLDPDVEIVPKGTLSWGSKTSSTTPNAWASSTLSPNADGGTSSPSHLSACPSSGGNGSRPSTAGSDRTHEPSVSAWGSNSRPSSASGALSSSQTSSTSLRPRSAETRPGSSQLSRFAETGTNHPTAWGAGTTAERLGILNSKNEGFSLSSGDFPTLGSEKDNSVKTSEQRGHSSHSRPSSASGKLSQDKGNTDGTNPEQDVKNGAVGMWRRDGPHDSIQAGMDMWQGEPHQYVNADVPTQHFDAWRGPPMHPPNWYNRGPPGGPAYGPPVGPGGFPIEPFPYYRPQIPHLANSQPVPPPGHGPRGHHPRNSDLYRPQIPDTYVRPGMPFRPGFYPGPVAFDGYYGPPMGYCNSSERDIPLMSMPPGPPVYNRYPATNAPDPSNSHARAASRGINNKTLPEQVEPAHPDDARRPYKVLLKQHDDCGRVEDGENSRQTVPANTPHGDRICRSGISSQKNEWEVHSSEEEMLPKRSVMNENSTSHSVDNQRGNSSDNVKFKSVESMDNVRTAPDSWIQRFATTESSPGMAQALPAMQRSSVLPVAGKESTLMKKIEGLNAKVRAHDGHFDQPIGEEKSRPVINVNVKNSVDETGSSTMCFERTHSSGNPVSQPHVSTTDVSRRSYHGLQGRSDHLAKAKFSCRDDGWRKQPLSAECPPSFSYPSIISASNVQTHGSNPQVEAIENIVTSVPGKDEKESVPELFDSVGGQTQRAKMKELAKQRALQLQKEEEERTREQKAKALAKLEELNRRMQGGDSSAQKAEKAPITSSIKEEQGQSPLTESVATGSYSEARSAPLGTKLDGVAEVNGSTPSQGGEGSSIELQRKTAKTADLEPTIAHEPTLTLQQDLNSTATDGRLTHQSNDRHKRTGYKQRQSVAAHKNLNESSAPVVVNEAPKNHVDYPVNDDVSTEVAIHRVGPGGESNTPNNSSTMVEACLQQRRKGSRGSKNKQKIDDMQSTPASLPTMHSNNATAKNTENEVSKTSLQVLDVSSVQAAMNSDNGLQSSEHHSPFSSKEGHGRVSNQWKPQHSRRISRNQHGSQKLVPDSATPVTGDNVVQSNSKSKRAEMERYVPKPVAKELAQQGSGQLPALTSNIHASVDATSGKAESRFESTRSLQPVASTAENVGSVIDSREGEGKTNNSRHGRAWRQRNSTEPQHVKDVHHVSSVPSVHGTSDEKSGRNQSKEPESDSTKSVSMCTSDLNNLDGWGMPIDSAAQPMCLGAKDEGATTGKAKWNSTRDYKSTVNAGPDHKNSKIVETGKVYNQSVVPDIKEIDRMVSAKENRVTGSRALSHWKPKSHVHPVNSQVHVRQQCEKGEVGEAELDLSASENKTVLDLNQGPKRDGKQHSLGGRPISPNQPPVGLDESVPVSAETQNEQRFTSGFRRGGQNNRIGRGQESGGDWSSGYDNQQHNVHVNRERRRSNMLHYEYQPVGQHNNKSSNFGGPAYSSQNVPRYRERGQSRRGGGNFHERKGGHLRGNSSYD; this is encoded by the exons ATGACTTCAAGTATGTTAACTGGGGAGCGAAG GTGGGCCTCTGCGAGGAGAGGTGGCATGACTGTCCTTGGCAAAGTTGCTGTTCCAAAACCCTTGAATTTACCAAGTCAGAG ATTAGAGAACCACGGATTGGATCCAGATGTTGAAATTGTTCCCAA GGGAACTCTCAGCTGGGGAAGCAAAACATCTTCAACTACCCCAAATGCATGGGCTTCTTCTACATTGTCCCCAAATGCTGATGGTGGCACTAGCTCTCCGAGTCATCTCAGTGCCTGCCCTTCTTCTGGTGGGAACGGTAGTCGACCGTCTACTGCTGGTAGTGATAGAACACATGAACCCAGTGTGAGTGCATGGGGTTCCAATTCTAGGCCATCATCAGCTTCTGGCGCATTGTCTTCTAGTCAAACATCATCAACATCCTTGCGCCCACGAAGTGCAGAGACAAGGCCTGGCAGCTCACAACTTTCACGTTTTGCTGAAACTGGTACAAATCATCCAACAGCATGGGGAGCTGGTACTACTGCAGAGCGATTG GGGATTTTAAACTCTAAAAACGAGGGATTTTCTCTAAGTTCTGGGGATTTTCCTACTCTTGGTTCTGAGAAAGATAATTCTGTGAAGACTAGTGAGCAACGAG GTCATAGCTCTCACAGTCGGCCTAGCTCAGCTTCTGGTAAACTCTCACAGGACAAAGGCAATACTGATGGAACAAACCCTG AGCAAGATGTCAAAAATGGAGCAGTTGGCATGTGGAGAAGAGATGGTCCCCATGATAGTATTCAGGCTGGAATGGACATGTGGCAAGGGGAGCCCCACCAGTATGTTAATGCTGATGTCCCCACTCAGCATTTTGATGCATGGCGTGGTCCTCCTATGCATCCTCCAAATTGGTATAATAGAGGACCTCCTGGGGGACCTGCCTATGGACCTCCTGTTGGTCCTGGTGGGTTTCCAATTGAACCATTCCCATACTATAGGCCTCAGATCCCCCATTTAGCAAATTCACAGCCAGTACCTCCTCCAGGGCATGGTCCTAGGGGACACCACCCGAGAAATAGTGATTTGTATAGGCCCCAAATACCAGATACTTATGTTCGCCCAGGTATGCCTTTTCGACCTGGGTTCTACCCTGGTCCAGTGGCTTTTGATGGCTATTATGGTCCGCCTATGGGGTACTGCAATTCCAGTGAGCGGGATATTCCACTTATGAGCATGCCTCCTGGCCCCCCTGTTTATAATAGATATCCAGCAACAAATGCTCCCGATCCAAGCAATTCTCATGCCAGAGCTGCTAGCCGAGGTATCAATAACAAAACATTGCCAGAACAAGTGGAACCTGCTCATCCTGATGATGCTCGACGACCATATAAAGTTCTTCTAAAGCAGCATGATGACTGTGGTAGAGTAGAGGATGGAGAGAATTCGAGACAAACTGTACCAGCTAATACTCCACATGGAGATAGGATCTGTCGGTCTGGGATATCATCACAAAAGAATGAATGGGAAGTCCACAGTAGTGAAGAAGAGATGCTTCCAAAGAGATCAGTAATGAATGAGAATTCTACTTCACACAGTGTTGATAATCAAAGAGGCAATTCTTCTGACAATGTCAAATTTAAATCAGTTGAAAGTATGGACAATGTAAGGACTGCTCCTGATAGTTGGATTCAAAGGTTTGCAACTACAGAATCCTCTCCTGGAATGGCTCAAGCATTGCCAGCTATGCAAAGAAGTTCAGTTTTGCCCGTTGCTGGGAAGGAATCAACTTTGATGAAAAAGATTGAAGGTTTGAATGCAAAAGTTCGAGCCCATGATGGGCATTTTGATCAACCAATTGGAGAGGAGAAAAGTAGGCCAGTTATTAATGTTAATGTTAAAAATTCTGTGGATGAAACTGGAAGCTCGACCATGTGTTTTGAAAGGACACATAGCTCTGGAAACCCTGTTTCACAGCCACATGTTTCAACCACTGACGTGTCGAG GAGAAGCTATCATGGTTTGCAAGGTAGAAGTGATCATCTTGCTAAAGCCAAGTTCAGTTGCCGTGACGATGGTTGGCGGAAGCAGCCTCTTTCTGCCGAATGCCCCCCTTCTTTTTCATATCCTAGTATTATATCTGCTTCTAATGTTCAGACTCATGGGTCTAATCCTCAAGTTGAGGCTATTGAAAATATTGTGACTAGTGTACCTGGGAAGGACGAGAAAGAATCTGTGCCTGAATTATTTGATTCAGTTGGTGGCCAGACACAG CGTGCTAAAATGAAAGAGTTGGCAAAGCAACGTGCCTTACAGCTACAGAAAGAAGAGGAGGAACGAACTAGGGAGCAGAAGGCCAAGGCTCTTGCTAAATTGGAGGAATTGAATCGGCGTATGCAAGGAGGTGATTCTTCAGCCCAGAAGGCTGAAAAAGCTCCAATCACCAGTTCCATAAAGGAAGAGCAAGGACAGAGTCCACTTACTGAATCAGTTGCCACTGGTTCCTACTCTGAAGCACGAAGTGCACCTTTGGGCACAAAGCTTGATGGTGTTGCTGAAGTAAATGGGAGCACTCCTAGCCAGGGTGGTGAAGGTAGTAGTATTGAGTTACAAAGGAAGACTGCTAAAACAGCTGACTTAGAACCTACCATTGCACATGAACCGACTTTGACACTTCAGCAAGATCTCAACAGCACTGCCACTGATGGCAGGCTAACCCACCAATCTAATGACAGACATAAACGTACTGGCTACAAGCAAAGACAGAGTGTTGCAGCCCATAAGAATTTGAATGAATCATCAGCTCCAGTTGTTGTTAATGAGGCTCCAAAGAATCATGTTGATTACCCTGTGAATGATGATGTATCAACTGAGGTTGCTATTCACAGAGTTGGTCCAGGTGgtgaatcaaacacacccaaTAACTCTAGTACTATGGTCGAGGCCTGTTTACAGCAGAGAAGGAAAGGAAGTAGGGGTAGCAAGAATAAGCAGAAGATTGACGATATGCAATCTACCCCTGCTTCACTTCCTACAATGCATTCTAACAATGCTACTGCAAAAAACACAGAAAATGAAGTCTCCAAGACTTCTCTGCAAGTTTTAGATGTCAGTTCTGTTCAGGCAGCAATGAATAGTGACAATGGGCTGCAATCTTCAGAGCACCACTCTCCTTTTTCTAGCAAAGAAGGCCATGGCAGAGTAAGTAATCAGTGGAAACCTCAGCACTCTCGCAGGATATCAAGAAATCAACACG GTAGTCAGAAACTGGTACCTGATTCTGCAACTCCTGTGACGGGTGACAATGTGGTGCAGAGTAATTCTAAAAGCAAGAGGGCTGAAATGGAGAGGTATGTTCCAAAGCCAGTTGCCAAAGAGTTGGCTCAGCAGGGAAGTGGTCAACTCCCAGCCCTCACTTCCAACATTCATGCATCAGTAGATGCTACAAGCGGAAAGGCAGAATCGCGATTTGAAAGCACCAGATCTCTTCAACCTGTGGCTTCGACTGCTGAGAATGTGGGATCTGTCATAGATTCCAGGGAAGGGGAAGGTAAGACCAATAATAGTAGACATGGAAGAGCATGGCGCCAACGCAATTCAACAGAACCACAGCATGTGAAGGATGTGCACCATGTATCATCAGTGCCATCAGTCCATGGCACAAGCGATGAGAAATCTGGCCGAAATCAGTCTAAAGAACCAGAGTCAGATTCAACCAAGTCTGTATCCATGTGTACTAGTGACTTGAATAATTTGGATGGTTGGGGGATGCCTATTGATTCAGCAGCTCAACCCATGTGTTTGGGAGCCAAAGATGAAGGTGCAACAACAGGCAAAGCAAAATGGAATTCTACTAGGGACTACAAAAGCACAGTCAATGCTGGGCCAGATCACAAAAATAGTAAAATCGTTGAGACTGGAAAAGTTTACAATCAGTCAGTGGTGCCTGACATTAAGGAGATTGACAGAATGGTATCTGCTAAAGAAAATCGTGTCACTGGAAGTCGGGCTTTATCTCATTGGAAACCCAAGTCTCATGTGCATCCAGTTAACAGTCAGGTGCATGTTCGACAACAATGTGAGAAAGGTGAAGTAGGTGAGGCTGAGCTTGATCTTTCTGCATCTGAAAATAAAACAGTGCTAGATTTGAATCAGGGTCCCAAAAGAGATGGAAAACAACATTCATTAGGTGGGAGACCTATCTCCCCAAACCAACCTCCTGTTGGCTTGGATGAATCTGTTCCTGTGAGTGCAGAAACTCAGAATGAGCAGCGCTTTACCTCAGGATTCAGAAGGGGTGGGCAAAACAACCGTATAGGTAGGGGCCAAGAATCAGGTGGAGATTGGTCTTCTGGGTATGATAATCAGCAGCATAATGTCCATGTTAACCGGGAAAGGCGACGAAGTAATATGCTGCATTATGAATACCAGCCAGTAGGACAACACAACAATAAGTCCAGCAACTTTGGTGGGCCAGCATATAGCTCTCAAAATGTTCCAAGATACCGAGAGAGGGGACAGTCGAGACGGGGAGGTGGAAATTTTCATGAGCGGAAAGGAGGGCATCTTAGGGGAAACTCCAGTTATGATTGA
- the LOC116022182 gene encoding protein MODIFIER OF SNC1 1 isoform X1 codes for MTSSMLTGERRWASARRGGMTVLGKVAVPKPLNLPSQRLENHGLDPDVEIVPKGTLSWGSKTSSTTPNAWASSTLSPNADGGTSSPSHLSACPSSGGNGSRPSTAGSDRTHEPSVSAWGSNSRPSSASGALSSSQTSSTSLRPRSAETRPGSSQLSRFAETGTNHPTAWGAGTTAERLGILNSKNEGFSLSSGDFPTLGSEKDNSVKTSEQRGHSSHSRPSSASGKLSQDKGNTDGTNPEQDVKNGAVGMWRRDGPHDSIQAGMDMWQGEPHQYVNADVPTQHFDAWRGPPMHPPNWYNRGPPGGPAYGPPVGPGGFPIEPFPYYRPQIPHLANSQPVPPPGHGPRGHHPRNSDLYRPQIPDTYVRPGMPFRPGFYPGPVAFDGYYGPPMGYCNSSERDIPLMSMPPGPPVYNRYPATNAPDPSNSHARAASRGINNKTLPEQVEPAHPDDARRPYKVLLKQHDDCGRVEDGENSRQTVPANTPHGDRICRSGISSQKNEWEVHSSEEEMLPKRSVMNENSTSHSVDNQRGNSSDNVKFKSVESMDNVRTAPDSWIQRFATTESSPGMAQALPAMQRSSVLPVAGKESTLMKKIEGLNAKVRAHDGHFDQPIGEEKSRPVINVNVKNSVDETGSSTMCFERTHSSGNPVSQPHVSTTDVSRRSYHGLQGRSDHLAKAKFSCRDDGWRKQPLSAECPPSFSYPSIISASNVQTHGSNPQVEAIENIVTSVPGKDEKESVPELFDSVGGQTQRAKMKELAKQRALQLQKEEEERTREQKAKALAKLEELNRRMQGGDSSAQKAEKAPITSSIKEEQGQSPLTESVATGSYSEARSAPLGTKLDGVAEVNGSTPSQGGEGSSIELQRKTAKTADLEPTIAHEPTLTLQQDLNSTATDGRLTHQSNDRHKRTGYKQRQSVAAHKNLNESSAPVVVNEAPKNHVDYPVNDDVSTEVAIHRVGPGGESNTPNNSSTMVEACLQQRRKGSRGSKNKQKIDDMQSTPASLPTMHSNNATAKNTENEVSKTSLQVLDVSSVQAAMNSDNGLQSSEHHSPFSSKEGHGRVSNQWKPQHSRRISRNQHGNRFVDKSHVSDAVVWAPVRSQTKHDTDVLGSQKLVPDSATPVTGDNVVQSNSKSKRAEMERYVPKPVAKELAQQGSGQLPALTSNIHASVDATSGKAESRFESTRSLQPVASTAENVGSVIDSREGEGKTNNSRHGRAWRQRNSTEPQHVKDVHHVSSVPSVHGTSDEKSGRNQSKEPESDSTKSVSMCTSDLNNLDGWGMPIDSAAQPMCLGAKDEGATTGKAKWNSTRDYKSTVNAGPDHKNSKIVETGKVYNQSVVPDIKEIDRMVSAKENRVTGSRALSHWKPKSHVHPVNSQVHVRQQCEKGEVGEAELDLSASENKTVLDLNQGPKRDGKQHSLGGRPISPNQPPVGLDESVPVSAETQNEQRFTSGFRRGGQNNRIGRGQESGGDWSSGYDNQQHNVHVNRERRRSNMLHYEYQPVGQHNNKSSNFGGPAYSSQNVPRYRERGQSRRGGGNFHERKGGHLRGNSSYD; via the exons ATGACTTCAAGTATGTTAACTGGGGAGCGAAG GTGGGCCTCTGCGAGGAGAGGTGGCATGACTGTCCTTGGCAAAGTTGCTGTTCCAAAACCCTTGAATTTACCAAGTCAGAG ATTAGAGAACCACGGATTGGATCCAGATGTTGAAATTGTTCCCAA GGGAACTCTCAGCTGGGGAAGCAAAACATCTTCAACTACCCCAAATGCATGGGCTTCTTCTACATTGTCCCCAAATGCTGATGGTGGCACTAGCTCTCCGAGTCATCTCAGTGCCTGCCCTTCTTCTGGTGGGAACGGTAGTCGACCGTCTACTGCTGGTAGTGATAGAACACATGAACCCAGTGTGAGTGCATGGGGTTCCAATTCTAGGCCATCATCAGCTTCTGGCGCATTGTCTTCTAGTCAAACATCATCAACATCCTTGCGCCCACGAAGTGCAGAGACAAGGCCTGGCAGCTCACAACTTTCACGTTTTGCTGAAACTGGTACAAATCATCCAACAGCATGGGGAGCTGGTACTACTGCAGAGCGATTG GGGATTTTAAACTCTAAAAACGAGGGATTTTCTCTAAGTTCTGGGGATTTTCCTACTCTTGGTTCTGAGAAAGATAATTCTGTGAAGACTAGTGAGCAACGAG GTCATAGCTCTCACAGTCGGCCTAGCTCAGCTTCTGGTAAACTCTCACAGGACAAAGGCAATACTGATGGAACAAACCCTG AGCAAGATGTCAAAAATGGAGCAGTTGGCATGTGGAGAAGAGATGGTCCCCATGATAGTATTCAGGCTGGAATGGACATGTGGCAAGGGGAGCCCCACCAGTATGTTAATGCTGATGTCCCCACTCAGCATTTTGATGCATGGCGTGGTCCTCCTATGCATCCTCCAAATTGGTATAATAGAGGACCTCCTGGGGGACCTGCCTATGGACCTCCTGTTGGTCCTGGTGGGTTTCCAATTGAACCATTCCCATACTATAGGCCTCAGATCCCCCATTTAGCAAATTCACAGCCAGTACCTCCTCCAGGGCATGGTCCTAGGGGACACCACCCGAGAAATAGTGATTTGTATAGGCCCCAAATACCAGATACTTATGTTCGCCCAGGTATGCCTTTTCGACCTGGGTTCTACCCTGGTCCAGTGGCTTTTGATGGCTATTATGGTCCGCCTATGGGGTACTGCAATTCCAGTGAGCGGGATATTCCACTTATGAGCATGCCTCCTGGCCCCCCTGTTTATAATAGATATCCAGCAACAAATGCTCCCGATCCAAGCAATTCTCATGCCAGAGCTGCTAGCCGAGGTATCAATAACAAAACATTGCCAGAACAAGTGGAACCTGCTCATCCTGATGATGCTCGACGACCATATAAAGTTCTTCTAAAGCAGCATGATGACTGTGGTAGAGTAGAGGATGGAGAGAATTCGAGACAAACTGTACCAGCTAATACTCCACATGGAGATAGGATCTGTCGGTCTGGGATATCATCACAAAAGAATGAATGGGAAGTCCACAGTAGTGAAGAAGAGATGCTTCCAAAGAGATCAGTAATGAATGAGAATTCTACTTCACACAGTGTTGATAATCAAAGAGGCAATTCTTCTGACAATGTCAAATTTAAATCAGTTGAAAGTATGGACAATGTAAGGACTGCTCCTGATAGTTGGATTCAAAGGTTTGCAACTACAGAATCCTCTCCTGGAATGGCTCAAGCATTGCCAGCTATGCAAAGAAGTTCAGTTTTGCCCGTTGCTGGGAAGGAATCAACTTTGATGAAAAAGATTGAAGGTTTGAATGCAAAAGTTCGAGCCCATGATGGGCATTTTGATCAACCAATTGGAGAGGAGAAAAGTAGGCCAGTTATTAATGTTAATGTTAAAAATTCTGTGGATGAAACTGGAAGCTCGACCATGTGTTTTGAAAGGACACATAGCTCTGGAAACCCTGTTTCACAGCCACATGTTTCAACCACTGACGTGTCGAG GAGAAGCTATCATGGTTTGCAAGGTAGAAGTGATCATCTTGCTAAAGCCAAGTTCAGTTGCCGTGACGATGGTTGGCGGAAGCAGCCTCTTTCTGCCGAATGCCCCCCTTCTTTTTCATATCCTAGTATTATATCTGCTTCTAATGTTCAGACTCATGGGTCTAATCCTCAAGTTGAGGCTATTGAAAATATTGTGACTAGTGTACCTGGGAAGGACGAGAAAGAATCTGTGCCTGAATTATTTGATTCAGTTGGTGGCCAGACACAG CGTGCTAAAATGAAAGAGTTGGCAAAGCAACGTGCCTTACAGCTACAGAAAGAAGAGGAGGAACGAACTAGGGAGCAGAAGGCCAAGGCTCTTGCTAAATTGGAGGAATTGAATCGGCGTATGCAAGGAGGTGATTCTTCAGCCCAGAAGGCTGAAAAAGCTCCAATCACCAGTTCCATAAAGGAAGAGCAAGGACAGAGTCCACTTACTGAATCAGTTGCCACTGGTTCCTACTCTGAAGCACGAAGTGCACCTTTGGGCACAAAGCTTGATGGTGTTGCTGAAGTAAATGGGAGCACTCCTAGCCAGGGTGGTGAAGGTAGTAGTATTGAGTTACAAAGGAAGACTGCTAAAACAGCTGACTTAGAACCTACCATTGCACATGAACCGACTTTGACACTTCAGCAAGATCTCAACAGCACTGCCACTGATGGCAGGCTAACCCACCAATCTAATGACAGACATAAACGTACTGGCTACAAGCAAAGACAGAGTGTTGCAGCCCATAAGAATTTGAATGAATCATCAGCTCCAGTTGTTGTTAATGAGGCTCCAAAGAATCATGTTGATTACCCTGTGAATGATGATGTATCAACTGAGGTTGCTATTCACAGAGTTGGTCCAGGTGgtgaatcaaacacacccaaTAACTCTAGTACTATGGTCGAGGCCTGTTTACAGCAGAGAAGGAAAGGAAGTAGGGGTAGCAAGAATAAGCAGAAGATTGACGATATGCAATCTACCCCTGCTTCACTTCCTACAATGCATTCTAACAATGCTACTGCAAAAAACACAGAAAATGAAGTCTCCAAGACTTCTCTGCAAGTTTTAGATGTCAGTTCTGTTCAGGCAGCAATGAATAGTGACAATGGGCTGCAATCTTCAGAGCACCACTCTCCTTTTTCTAGCAAAGAAGGCCATGGCAGAGTAAGTAATCAGTGGAAACCTCAGCACTCTCGCAGGATATCAAGAAATCAACACGGTAATAGATTTGTGGATAAATCGCATGTAAGTGATGCCGTTGTGTGGGCTCCTGTTCGATCACAGACTAAACATGATACTGATGTTTTAGGTAGTCAGAAACTGGTACCTGATTCTGCAACTCCTGTGACGGGTGACAATGTGGTGCAGAGTAATTCTAAAAGCAAGAGGGCTGAAATGGAGAGGTATGTTCCAAAGCCAGTTGCCAAAGAGTTGGCTCAGCAGGGAAGTGGTCAACTCCCAGCCCTCACTTCCAACATTCATGCATCAGTAGATGCTACAAGCGGAAAGGCAGAATCGCGATTTGAAAGCACCAGATCTCTTCAACCTGTGGCTTCGACTGCTGAGAATGTGGGATCTGTCATAGATTCCAGGGAAGGGGAAGGTAAGACCAATAATAGTAGACATGGAAGAGCATGGCGCCAACGCAATTCAACAGAACCACAGCATGTGAAGGATGTGCACCATGTATCATCAGTGCCATCAGTCCATGGCACAAGCGATGAGAAATCTGGCCGAAATCAGTCTAAAGAACCAGAGTCAGATTCAACCAAGTCTGTATCCATGTGTACTAGTGACTTGAATAATTTGGATGGTTGGGGGATGCCTATTGATTCAGCAGCTCAACCCATGTGTTTGGGAGCCAAAGATGAAGGTGCAACAACAGGCAAAGCAAAATGGAATTCTACTAGGGACTACAAAAGCACAGTCAATGCTGGGCCAGATCACAAAAATAGTAAAATCGTTGAGACTGGAAAAGTTTACAATCAGTCAGTGGTGCCTGACATTAAGGAGATTGACAGAATGGTATCTGCTAAAGAAAATCGTGTCACTGGAAGTCGGGCTTTATCTCATTGGAAACCCAAGTCTCATGTGCATCCAGTTAACAGTCAGGTGCATGTTCGACAACAATGTGAGAAAGGTGAAGTAGGTGAGGCTGAGCTTGATCTTTCTGCATCTGAAAATAAAACAGTGCTAGATTTGAATCAGGGTCCCAAAAGAGATGGAAAACAACATTCATTAGGTGGGAGACCTATCTCCCCAAACCAACCTCCTGTTGGCTTGGATGAATCTGTTCCTGTGAGTGCAGAAACTCAGAATGAGCAGCGCTTTACCTCAGGATTCAGAAGGGGTGGGCAAAACAACCGTATAGGTAGGGGCCAAGAATCAGGTGGAGATTGGTCTTCTGGGTATGATAATCAGCAGCATAATGTCCATGTTAACCGGGAAAGGCGACGAAGTAATATGCTGCATTATGAATACCAGCCAGTAGGACAACACAACAATAAGTCCAGCAACTTTGGTGGGCCAGCATATAGCTCTCAAAATGTTCCAAGATACCGAGAGAGGGGACAGTCGAGACGGGGAGGTGGAAATTTTCATGAGCGGAAAGGAGGGCATCTTAGGGGAAACTCCAGTTATGATTGA